The window TTCCCTGGCCTCCCAGCCTCTTGGCCCCACTGCTGTCCCCTTGCTGTCCAGGCGGCCGCTCGTGGCCACACATGCCTCCTTGTCCCCGGGACCTCTGTCCTGGCTGCGGGGCTGGTTCCCTGGGGCCTTTAAATGGACGTTGTGAGACGTGGCCCCCCTGGTTTTCTGCGCCAGATGGCCAGTAGCCGGGTGCTTGGCTGTGGCCTGGAGGAGGACGGCCTCATCTGCCCTGGACCCCAGCGCGTCCCCAGGGTGGCCCCATGGTGGCCGGTGGCTTGTGTCCCGGCTGCCTCGGCCTCTGTGGCCGGTGCTCCAAGAGGATGGGACTTCCCACCAGCTGCCGTGCTCCTTCTGACACGTCGGTGCTTCCGGAGGGGCTCACGCCGAGTCCCCGAGGACACGGGCGACGTCTGCTCAGGCTGTCAGCgcgcgagggcgagggcgagggggCCGAGCGCCTGAAAGGACGTGGCCGCTGGTCAGTGAGCCGAGACGAGCCCAAGGCCGGGGCGCCTGCTGGACCCCTGCGGATGGCGGCCGTGGGCTCAGCGTCCGCCACCCCGGCGGGGCCACCGTGCGGCCACAGGCCTCTGACGACGGAGGCGGCAGGTCGCAGCCTGTACCGAACCCTCGGCCTGGGGTGGGGCCGCCCTCGGAAGATAAAACTAAGGcgtttgtctgttttgttccgCTCAGATCACCCGAAAATTCAGGCTGAATTCCGAAGGCAAACTTGAACAGACCGTCTCCATGGCGACCACCACCCAGCCCATGACTCAGCATCTCCACATCACCTACAAGAGGGTGACCCCGTGACCCCGAGTGTGTAGTGACCCTTCGGCTTCGTAGACGCCCGCCGAGGTGCGGGTGGGCCGCGGGCTCGTGGGTTCCAGAGTCGCCACGGGTCCCTGTAACGGCGTAGGAAAACCAAATAAAAGGCCTTTATTTTTATGACTGAGCATTTCGAATATTATCACTTGTGTAGACTGTGCATTTCTTTCATCTGCCGGTGAGTACCCGTTTTCCAtccttttctgtaaaaaattAAGGAGTGACTCTTTCCTTATTCTGCTGGCAGCTTTGACAAGATCTAAAGTATTTATGAGCCTCCCCGGAGGAGCCAGCCATAAGCTGCCGACGAACGTGGGACAGAAAGGGTCGCGCTCGCTTCACAGTTTGTGAAGCTTACGGTCTCGGGCCGTGTCCACACGGATGAAGGGCGTCCCCAAGGCCAGAGGCGGTGTGAGCGGGTCCCCGCCCACGGCCCCGCAGCAGAACGCGGCCCGTCTCCCAGAGGCGCGCGAACCCTCCTGCCGTCACCACCCCCCTGGTTTCCCTCTAGCGGCTCCTCCTCGTCTGTTCGCCCTTCTATTTGCTgccatatttttaaacaaatcccAGGCATTTATCCCCAACGGCTTGTAAAAACAAAGCCGCTTTCTTCTTCCCAACGCAGCAGCAGGTCCGGAGCCACGTGGGGAACGTGGACGCTGCAGGGGGGTGAGGCCGCGGGGCAGCCGCAGCCAACTCCACCCACCCGGGGCTTGGGGACCCACGGCATTACGGGGCTGGGGTCGCCAGGGCCGAGTCCCCTGCAGCTGGGATCCCCAGGGAACACCATGGCGGGCGGATGCTCCTGGGCAGCCCCGCCTGCGGGCGGCAAGCACGGCTCTGGCTCCCTGTCTGCACCCTGGACCCCATGGCCTCGCTGGGCGCAGCCCGTGCCATGGCCTCCCGGACGCCGTCCTGCAGGGCAGCGCAGTTCTCTGGGGCTGCGGCCTGGGTCCGCTCAGGAGGGGCGCAGGCCGCTGCCGGGTCGAGGCCGAGCCTCGGGGCCGCTTCGCCGTCGGGCTGGAGGCAGCAGAGCCCCGTGGCTCGGGTTTCCGCAGGTGGGTCTGGGCGGAACCGGGCCTCTGCGCTCGCAGCCTGGGGTCCAGGAGGGCAGCAGCCCGAGCCCGGGGCAAGCAGCAGATGCCGGCACGGCCACccggccgccgcctcccgggAGGCTCGTGGGGACGCGGTCCCGTCCCGGCTGGGTGCTGGGGGGTCCGTCCTGGCACCGTCCCATCTGCTCCCTGCGGACGCTCTTCCCGGGCCCCCCCAGTGCCTGTCGCACCCCAGGAGCCTCGCGGGTCCGCCTGCCGCCCTTCGCTGATGCTGAAATGAAGGGGCCCCGCGGCGGGAACGTGGTTTCCTCAGCACCCACAGGGACGGTGCCCCCACGTCGCCCCCTCCCCACGGCGAGGGCCGGTCCGTGCCACAGCCCGGGGCCTGTCTGAGCAGGGGGTGGCGCCCCAGGTGCGGGGACGGGCGGCGGAGAGCCATGAATTTCCTACAGCAGGTGCgtcaggaagggggtggggagcgcCCCTCATACTGTGCGCGCCCGGCTCGTTCAGCCGCTGCAGTGTGGCCCCGGGGCAGGGCAGGTGTGGCCCCCAGACGACAGCCCCGCTTTTGGGGAGCCAGGTGACCTGGTCACCCGGCTGCGTGGACCGACATTCTCGTCCTGTGGCCGGGGGGGTGTGGAGCtcatcagagacacagggggGCTTACGGAGGCCCCCAGAGACCCCCACGGAGACCCCGCACAGCCAAGGGCCGGGCCTCCTCACGGTGCTTAAGGCCGGGCCCCGAGATCAGGAGTGACGTGGGCGCCCCCGACCCTGGTCACGTCCACATTCGGGGACAAGTGCCCGCAGGAGTCCCCGTCATGTGCAGCCGTGGGCCCTGGAACCACTTCCAGCAGGAAGCCGGCAGGAAAGAGCCGGCCTTTAATCCGCGGTCTGCGCCCTGCTGTCCCCGGACACGCCACTAGGCCAGGGCGGCGGCCCTCCTGGGTGGGAGGCCCCCGGTGCAGCCCGACCGGGAACGGCTTCACACCTACCGTGGCCGTGCTGCCCGGCCGTGGCCCTTCCCTCACCGCATAGCCTGGGAGCCGCTTCTGTGCTCAGACACAAGACACGACGCATCCGTGCCATTTCCAGCTCACATCTTGGGATCACAGAAGGTTTGACTTAAATTCTTTGATTTTACCTCTTCTGAGATGATAAGCCTTGGTTCTTCGCAAGACTAATGTCGTTTGCTTTATCCTACAGATACCTGCAGTGTTTGCAGGATGATCAGACTGGGGTTAACAGCAGGACCACGCCTGAAGTTTGcagtttttccctctttttttgcaCCTTTCCCAGCAAAGAGATAAAGTCAAAATATAGTgtaatgggggcagccccggtggtgcagcggtttagcgccgccttcagcccagggcacaaccccggggtcccgggatcgagtcccacgtcgggagcctgcttctccctctgcctgtgtttctgactctctctgtctctcatgaataaataaaatctaaaaaaagtttaaaaaactagATTCTGTAGGCTTAAAGATTTCAATGTAAACTTAAAAAtcgtaaaaataaaaatgatataaaaaaatagggatccctgggtggcgcagcggtttggcgcctgcctttggcccagggcgcgatcctggagacccgggatcgaatcccacgtcaggcttccggtgcatggagcctgcttctccctctgcctgtgtctctgcctctctctctctctctctgactatcataaataataaataaataaataaataaataaatatatatatatatatatatatatatagtataatggGAATAATTCGTTTACCCGGGTGCTCATCTCACCGACCTGACCTACATGCTCGTTTCTTTACTTAAACTCCCACAAATCGAGGGTTCTCAAGTTGGCTTTGCTTATGTGAAACCTCCCACGTGACTCCACCGTCAAAACTGTAAAATCAGGCCGACTTTGCTGGGCTGCACGGGGGGCGCAGGTGGCGCACTGGGCAGGTCCCCTCGTGCCGCACACCTGGTGCTTCCGGTCCTCGGCTGCTCAGATGACGTCACGATGACCCACCTGGCATCCGGGCTCTGCcggcgggggtggggcaggggcctgggggctcgAGTGCCAGGGGCCCGTCCTCACCGACCAGCCGCTGTGGTCAGCCATGGGGCCGGCCAGCCTCCCGGGCGGGGAGACGGAGCTGCCGTGTTGGGGTTtgcattcctctttttttctttttctcctggatTTTTGTAGCTGATGAGCTCTTTTGAATTAGAAACATTAATCCTGATATTCTTAACGTTCGGTTACAGCgtttttattgaggtacaatGCACTGTTACGACATAAAGTTCACCATTTTCACCATCGTAAAGTGTGTAAGAGCTAGTGTACAGTCCAGTGGCTTTCGGTATGTTCACAGTGTTGTGCGACCGTCACCTGTGTCCCCCCCAAACGCTGTCCCCAGGAGACCCGTGACCCGCGAGGCTCAGCCGGGCCCAGCCCTGGCGACCGCGCCTGTTCTGTCTCAAGTCAAAATATTTCGAAAAATGTTGAATGTGATAAACATTTCGATCCAGTACGTGTTCTGTCTTTTATTGTGGCTGAACGTTGAATCCTCCGCAGGAGTCCGGCCCACTCCCCGGCTACGGAGGACGGCCCCCACCGCGGTGCGCCCCGGGATCGCCCGGCCCGCGTCCGTGAGCGCAGTGACCGGCCGTCTGCCCGTGCGTGTCAGCAGGCCGCCGCCGCGTCTGGCCGGGGCTCGTGTGGCCCAGCGCCCggcccccctcacctcccctttCCAGGTTCTTCCTGgctattctttgcttttttaagagaATTTCCTTCCATGAACTTTTATGATCAGTTTGTTTAAATCCAGAAAAACCCCACTGCGCTGAGTTTACAGGGAGGGCACTAAGTTTATAAACGGACTCAGGGAGAGTCGTCTTCGGGTTTCGGCTCCGGACCGCGGCGGTTCTGGCTTGTGCTCACGGCCCCGCGGCGGAAGGCGCCGAGCGTGTTGTCACCCAGGCTCGCACTCGTGCGGGCGGTGCACCAACCCGtgtcactgctgctgctgctgtgagcGGAGCTGCCCTGCGCCGTGCCCTGTCCCTGGAGGGCTGGGGAGGCGGCCCGCCCGGGGTCCCCGCGGCCGCAGACCTTGCTGCCACCTGAGCCTGCCTCAGGTCCGGGTCGGGGGTCAGGGGGGAAGTGGGCTCCAGCCCTGGCgagggcacggggtggggggggccagGAGCCCACGATGGCCTGGTGGTCGGGGTCCCCCCTGGGCTGCGAGGCTGGGTGCGAGGGCAGGACCCCGATGCGTCACCCGGGAAGGGGCGTGGCCCCCcacctggccccccccccccccgtgcccctgGCCTGAGCGGGGCAGCctgggaagggagtgggggcTGCGGTTGGCACAGGACCCGCCTCCTGCCCCGCGGGCTTGAGCATGACGTGCGTGTCGCCGTGGGGCAGCAGGCCCTGGGGGGACGCCGTGGCGCGTCTGTGCTTGTGCTCGTCCTGGGGGATGGCCTGCCGTCCCGGCCCTGGCAGTGCCCAGGACAGGCCCAGGCAGCGGACATGACCCTAGTGGGACCTGTGCACACCAACCTGGTTTGGGCACATGCATTGCCGGCCTGTCCCTGCCACACAGGGACCTGCCGGGAGGGGACACGCTGCCCCGCCAGAGCGGATTAAGCAGCCGGTGCGTGGGCCCCGTGTGCTGCGGGCGGGCTCACTGAGACCCCACAGCTCCCGCCGCCCGGCCAGGCCAGGTCCCCTTCCGCCCACGAGGCCCACTCCGCCCTGCCGTGGGTGCTTCCCGGAGGGGCCCCGGGCATGGGGGGGGCCTGGTGTTCCCCACGCCCTGCCCTTTGGACCCGGGAGCGACCTTGACTTCTGGCTCCAGAAACGGGACGAGCGGTTCCGAGGGCCAGGGCCTGGACGCGGGCTCAGGGCAGGGCCTCCAGCCCCGAGGCAGGGCCCCCACGGCCGGCGCGCTCCCAGGCGGGGCGAGGAGGCCGAGGCCGTGCGCGGGGCCCCGGGCTTGGGGGGCCTGGCTTCAGCCCGAGCACGCGGCGGCCGCTCATCTCTCCGGCAGCAGCACGAGGAAGGCGGCCTTCAGGAAGCGGCCGAAGCTGCAGAGCGCGGCCACCAGCCAGTGCGAGCGGAAGCCGGGCTCCGTGCTCACCACACACTTGAGGACGTCGGTCTGGAGGGGAGAGGGCGGGTTAGAGACGAGCGCTGCGGGGGGTGCCCGAGGCCTTAGGGGAGGTCCTGGTGGGGCAGCCCAACCCGAGGACGGGAGGATGGGGAGCCTGAGGCCGCGGGCCCGGCAGGGGAGAAACCCGCTGTGCCCGTGTCCCCGCGgccacctgctcctgcccccgGGGCTGCAgacgcccccgcagcccccgcctgGGGAGCACCACGGCGCGCTGCCCCCCAGAACGGGTGGGACCGGCTCCCCGCAAGCCCACCGAGCAGCAGGCCCAGTTCTTTCTCCTGCCGGGAACGAAATCTGCCCTGCGCTCTGGACCTCGACCGCGGAGCCCACTGGCGTCTGCAGCAGCGGCCGCGCGGCAGGCAGGAGGCAGCGGCGTCGGGTCTGTGCTGAGGACTGGCCGCAGCCCGGGTCCCGGGGGGGCCGCCCCACGAGCGCCCATGGCAGGGGAGACGGCAGCCCCGGCCCGAGCTCCAGCGCCCTCGGCCGCCACCCATCGGGGTGAGCTCTCCTGTGGGGGCTGCACCCGAGGcccggccggggtgggggcgcctGGTGCAGGGCCTGGTCAGTGACGGGCGATCCCTCCCGGGCAGCTCCTGCCCCGCGGGGTCTGGGCTCGGGGGAGCggagggcaggtgggcagggagccGGGCAGTGGGAGCAGCGGAGCCCCAGCATCCCcctgcagcagcccctcccccgcaCCCCAGGTCCCCTCACCCATCCTCCGCGCCTCCGCAGCCAGGGCGCCAGGGTCTTGCGCACGAACTCCCCGAGGCAGTCGACGAGCGCGTGGACCAGGGCGGGCTGGGCCTGTCGCACACAGTCCACCGCCAGCCCTGCGGCCACGGAGTACAGCGACACCACCTTGCCCCATGTGATGCCTGCGGGGAGACATACGGACGCTGGTCAGCGGGGCCACAGCAAGGGCCTGGGGCCCGGCCGCCTCCCCCTGCGCCCACGCCCACCCCCAGTGGTTCTTGGCGGCGATCTCCAAGCCTCCGGCACACAGCCGCGCTCCcggccagccctgccctgcccagcggCCACTGGAGGACGCGAGGGGACAGCGAGAACCCTCAGCAGGAAGGGGGCCGAGGCCGGGGCTGCAGGGACCCATAGGGCACCGCACGCACGCACAGGAGGGGCCCCACGGCGCGCCCGCCCCTGGCCCGGCCCTTCTCCTCGAGCCCAGACCCGGGTGCAGCCCCCAGGgggagggcgcgggcgcggggacCCGTCACATGCCGGCGAGAACAGAAACCGTCCAGAAGCGTGCAGGCGGCGTCCACGCACCCGGGGAAAGGATGCAGGGGCAGCACCGCGGGAAGGGATGGGACGCCTGCCACCGCGCAGGGAGCACGGAGCCTGGGCCACGGCGCTCAACAGGCCACGTGGGCGCGTGGGCCCAGAACAGGAACCCAGGGTGACACCGGGGGCAGGGGTCGTGGGGGCTGGGCGAGGGGGTGTCCTTCCAGGGCGAGGAGACCGGGGCGGTGGCCCAGGGGCCGCTGCACGGCGCGTTTCACGGTGCTTCACTGCGATGAAGGTTTCATCCCAATAAAAGAAAGACCGTGGAAGCCCCGGACCGCGTCCCTCCTGCGCCGGCCACTTCCCGACTCTTCCAAAATAAACCCAAGTCCTGGGGCGCCCGCTGGCTCCGCCGGGGCGGCCCGTGACCCTCTCCACGTGCCACGCTGGGGCCACAGCCTCCTTAGAGAGTGAAACCCCACCGGAGCCCCGGGCGCCTCGGGCCCGTCCACCACCCGGGTCCCCGCGCCCTCCAGGTGCCGTCCTGGTGGCCTGTCCCGGCCCCGTGCCAGGGGGCAGGTGAGCCCCAGGGGGCCGGGGCCCCGCGCTCTGCTCGCGTTGGGCAGGAGCAGGGTGGTTCGGCCTCTGTGGCCGCCCGGGTGGTGCTGCCCGCGGCCGCGCCGTCCTTGTGCGGGGGTCACCCCGGCGGCTGAGGCTCGACGGCTCCCCGGGCGGCGCCTGGCCAGACGCACGTCCTCCCCGGAGAACCGTCTCTTCtgatcctttgctcatttttggtATTGGTTTCTGAGACttgtttatcttttgtattttctgatcTTTCTGCGGTAAAATATTTTGCTCttgtaataaaaaacaaaacaaaaaagcctccTGCCAGCTTCCACTCAGGGAGGGGAAAATTGCTTTGTCCCTGAAGGGGGCTGAGCAGCCACAGGGCCACGGCTGCCACGAGCGGCACTGGCGGCGTCTCCCCCACGGGCACGGCCGCTTGGAGACGCCCCTAGACCTGGCCCGCGGCCCCCAAGATGCCCCGTCACCGCCGGAGCCGGACTCAGGCCCGGCCTGCACCTCGGGGGGGAGCTGCCAGGAGGACAAGCGCGGGGCACCACGTGGGGGTCAGCGTGTGCTCGGCCACCCGGGGGCCGCGGGGACGGGACCGAGGTCAGCAGATGCCACGTGGCTGGGCGGACacggggcgcggggaggcctgGCAGCGGGGGCTGGAGGCGCTGCGCACGGAGGGGACGTTCTCTCCCGCCTCGATGATGACCCCGACTTTAACCGAAGCCCCCAAGTGGACGGAGCGGCTGTGGCCTGTgctcaccctgcccctgccctcccccatcttcccctccccctccccctgcccaggccctccCCCATTCCCTCCCCCATCTGTCCCCTcggccctccctctgccccctccccctgcctcctccctgcccctcccccccccagcgCTTCTCTGAACCTCTCAGGCCTGTACCGCCCTGAGCAAGGCCAGGCAGCTGGGGGGTGCTGCATCGGTCCCCTGGGTGTGGGGTCCTGTCCCGTGCCCCCCTGTCCCACCCCCCCAGGGGCCTCCCCCGCCCAGCAGGCCGCCGCGTTCCCACAGATAAGCCTTCCTTTTAAAGGCAGACCTCAGCTCCGGAGACAGACACAGGGCGGCCACCCACGCGCCAGCAGCAGCGGGGACAAGGAGCCTGGGAGGCCTGAGGGTCGTCCCGGCCCACGTGCCCTGcaccccacctgctgccccctcccctagGCGCCGTCTCAGGTCACCCTCGCAGGGTCACCTGGGACCCGGGTCACCACCCAGGACACACTGGAGGAACCGGGCCCCCCCACTGCCCACCAGGCACCTCCATCACGGGGTCCTGGCCTTGCTGGCCTCTGCTGGGAGGTCATTGCTGGCCTGGCCGCGGCCTGGAGACAGCTGGAGGCTACAGCTGGCAGCCCCATGTCCCTGGACGTCCCGTGTCCCCAGCACACTGGACGCAGCTGAGGGAAGCCGCTCCCGTCAAGCGCGGCTCTGACCCTGCTTGTCCTCCCGCCCAGGGGTCAGTGGAGCTTCCATGGGAAGGTGCTGGAGGTCAACacggggcccccggggggctggGGTCTGCCTCCGATGGGCTGAGGCGGCTCCTCTAGTCCATCTCCTCTcccaggggggcctgggggggcctcTGGCAGACTACGGGCCCCCTGCAGGGGTGGGGACTGTGGCTCCGGCCCGGCCCGCACCCTCATGCCCTGCCCTGCTGCTGCCCTGGTCTCCTAGGGACAAGGACACCAAGGCCCAGGTCAGGCTGGCTGGCCACAGGCCCAGAGCTGCCTCCCGGAGGAGGGGGCCTgaggcctccctgccccacccccctgggGCCCTTCCAGGAAGCCCCAGCAGGAGACTGGCCCAACGCCCATCGGGAACACTCCAGCTCTGCGGCCCTCAAGCTCTCTGCCCCTGAGGGCTGGGACTGGCCGTCCCCTCATCACAGGGTCCCCTGGCTCAGAGCAGCACCGAGAGGCACGATCGATCgcagacgggggtgggggtgggggtgggggctggcacCTGTTACACACGGGGATACAGGAAGCGCGTGTGCCAGGATGGGACACGAGGCCGCGGGTGGGGCGGTACGGTCTGTGGACCACATAGAGGGGACAAGGAGGTGACACGGGGACAGGACAAGGTTCAGGGGGATGAGTCAGCCTGGGGGCGGGTGTACACacgggaggagcaggagcagaggacaCAGACGGGCCACCAGGGGGTTCCCAGGTGAGTGTGGGCCAGCCAGGGGGACAGGTGAGGCAGTCCCCCCCAGACGCTCCCCAGCAAGCCACTGCACCCGGGCTCCTGCCCTCAACGTCCTGCCCTGACGCGGGGTCCCCCCCGAGACAAGCCTCTGACCCAACAGAACGGGGCTGAGCGAGTGACGCTGTAACGTCTGAAGTGACATCACAAGAGCCTAGCGGTGGCCACCCAGGCTGGGACACTGCCGCCCAGGACCTGCTGCCAGGTTCCCCCGGGCCAGGATGTGCGGGACCCACTCAGGACAGCCTGGCCCCGCAGCCACCGGGCAGCAGCACCAACTCCGCCCAGTCCCCGCGCTACGTGGGCCGGCTGGGTCCCCCCAGTCCGCAGAGCCCAGGGTGCCACACGTCACGGTCCGAGTCGGCCCAGGCTGCTCTGTGCTGGTGGCTCTGGGGCCCGAGGCGCAGGGCCAGGCCTACCTCCAGAGAAGATCTGAGATGCCACCGCCAGGAAGGCGTCAGTCACCACGCTCTCGGATTGCAGGGAGATGTTCAGCTGGCGCGCCACGTTGCGGTAGACGCTGGGCCGGATCAGCTCCAGCTCGTCCCCTGGGCAGGCGCACGGTGGGGTCAGGGAGGCCCGGGCCTGTgtgaccccagccctgccccccctgccccaggcctgggcccaCCCGCTGCTCATGGCCCCGGCTGCACCTGGCACCAACTGGCCTGGCCCCTGACCCCTGACCCTGCTCAGCCTGTTGGATGCCCACCCCCGCTTGACCCCACCATGGCCCGGGGACAAGAGCGAGCGGGCACAGCGGGCACCCCGACCTGCCCCggggcccgcccccccccccacaagccagccccccgcccccacccagggccAAGCCGGCCGGGCCGGTGGGGCGGGATCCCTGGGACGAGCCGGGCCCTGCCTGATGGTGACTCACGGCCGCTGAGCGGTCGGGGCAGGCGGGCGGGGCAGCAGCCAGGGCCACGCGGGCAGGGGCCGTGCCAGCGCCCCCACGCAGGTGGGGCTGCCTCGTGGGGCGTCCTTGCCGGGCGCAGGCACGGCGCTGCGACCCAGGAGCGAAGGCCTCGCCTGGGGCCCCAGGCGTCGCCCAGACCCGGGCTCCCGGAGCCACGTGGGCGTGTGTCGCGgccctgcccgctgcccgctcGCCGAGGAATTCCACGCGCCCAGCGCCGCCGCTGGTGCAGCCAAGCAAACGGAAGCGCCGCGGACCCGCCGGGCTGATGAGGGCGTCTGTGCCATCACGGGCCGGGCCGCACGCCACGCAGGCAGCCCAGAGTGGACGCAGAGCAGACTGGCCAGGCTGCGGGCAGCGGGGGGGCATGGGAATTCCCAGGGCGGCCGTTCCCACGCAGACCTTGGGCCTGGGCACCGGGGCACACTGGGGGCGCAGGGGCTCATGTGGAGGGCGCAAGAGCAGAGTGCAGCAGGTGGGCGTGCGCGGGAGGACTCGGGGGCCTGGGGCGTCCCCCTCCTTGGCCACTGGCAGGGCTGAGTGCCAGCGACCGCAGAGCCTGggccacccctgctccccacgACCAGGCCTGAGGCATCGGGGCGCCCGAGCAGGGTTCTCCAGACAAGTTTCAACAACAGGGACTCTGGCCTGGAGCAGAGGCAGCGCCGGCTGCTGCTCACGGACTAGGACGCCGGGCGGCTGGGCCGGGGCAGGACATCCTGCTGGTCCCCGGGCGCCGGCGGCTCTTGGGACGCCATCCTCTCCAGGGCCAGAAGGTCCCCCGGCATCACGCCCACAGCCCAG is drawn from Vulpes lagopus strain Blue_001 chromosome 8, ASM1834538v1, whole genome shotgun sequence and contains these coding sequences:
- the BOK gene encoding bcl-2-related ovarian killer protein — encoded protein: MEVLRRSSVLAAEIMDAFDRSPSDKELVAQAKALGREFVHARLLRAGLAWTAPERAAPAPGGRLAEVCAVLLRLGDELELIRPSVYRNVARQLNISLQSESVVTDAFLAVASQIFSGGITWGKVVSLYSVAAGLAVDCVRQAQPALVHALVDCLGEFVRKTLAPWLRRRGGWTDVLKCVVSTEPGFRSHWLVAALCSFGRFLKAAFLVLLPER